Proteins co-encoded in one Dama dama isolate Ldn47 chromosome 2, ASM3311817v1, whole genome shotgun sequence genomic window:
- the LOC133068206 gene encoding putative olfactory receptor 8G3, whose protein sequence is MDPGNHSSVTEFILAGLTEKPELQIPLLVFFLGIYLVTVVGNLGMITLIGLSSHLHTPMYYFLTNLSFIDFCHSTVVTPKMLVNFVTEKNIISYSECMTQLYFFIAFIIAECYMLAVMAYDRYVAICNPLFYNVIMTYYRCFQLTVTVYILCLTESAVHTGFMFRLFFCKNKVVNHYFCDVFPLLELSCSSISTNELLALVFSAFNVLIPVLTILASYIFILSSILQIHSNEGRSKAFSTCSSHISAVAVFYGSAAFMYLKPSSVSSMDQGKVSSVFYTCIVPMLNPLIYSLRNKDVKFALKKILDSGKCR, encoded by the coding sequence ATGGACCCTGGAAATCACTCCTCAGTGACTGAGTTCATCCTCGCTGGGCTCACAGAGAAACCAGAGCTCCAGATTCCCCTTCTGGTCTTCTTCCTAGGAATCTACTTAGTCACGGTGGTGGGGAACCTGGGCATGATCACACTGATAGGGCTCAGTTCTCAcctgcacacccccatgtactattTCCTCACCAATTTGTCCTTTATTGATTTCTGTCATTCCACTGTCGTTACCCCCAAAATGCTGGTGAACTTTGTGACAGAGAAAAATATCATCTCCTACTCTGAATGTATGACTCAGCTCTAtttctttattgcttttattattgcAGAATGTTATATGTTGGCTGTAATGGCATATGACCGCTATGTTGCCATCTGTAACCCTTTGTTTTACAATGTCATCATGACTTATTATAGGTGCTTCCAGCTCACAGTGACAGTTTATATTTTGTGCCTCACTGAATCTGCAGTTCATACAGGCTTTATGTTTAGACTCTTTTTCTGCAAGAACAAGGTGGTTAACCATTATTTCTGTGATGTCTTCCCACTCTTGGAGCTATCCTGTTCTAGCATCTCCACGAATGAATTACTAGCTCTAGTCTTTAGTGCTTTTAATGTCCTGATTCCTGTTTTAACCATCCTTGCTTCCTACATTTTCATCCTCTCTAGCATCCTTCAAATCCACTCCAATGAAGGCAGGTCCAAAGCCTTCAGCACCTGCAGCTCCCATATCTCAGCTGTTGCTGTTTTCTATGGATCTGCAGCATTCATGTACCTGAAGCCTTCATCTGTGAGTTCTATGGACCAAGGGAAAGTATCCTCTGTGTTTTATACTTGCATTGTGCCCATGCTAAACCCTCTGATCTACAGTCTGCGGAATAAGGATGTCAAATTTGCTCTGAAGAAAATTCTGGACAGTGGAAAATGTAGATGA